The sequence TGGGATTGATCATCCTCGGCATCTTCATCATCAAGATCGAGGACATCCCTGTCGGCGAACGCGGCGACCGGCTCGAGGTCAAGGCCCGCTTTCCTTCGGTTGCGGGCCTCGACCGCAAGGCGGCGGTTCGGATCGCCGGGGTTCGGGTCGGCAAGGTGGAGGCCGTCAACCTCGACGGCTCCGAGGCCATGATCGAGCTCTCGCTCGATCCGCACGTTCGGCTTCACGAGGGCGCCTGGGCGCAGATCACCAGCCTCGGGATGCTCGGTGACAAGTACATCGAGATCTTCCCCGGGGATCCGGCGGCTTCGGTGCTCCAGGGAGAGATCGAGCTTACCGGCACGACCTCGCCCTCGTTCAACGATGTCATGCAGGTGGCAACCGAAATCGGCGCAGACGTGAAGGAGGTCACCGAAGCCCTGCGCGGGTCCATCGGTGGATCCCAGGGCGAGGAGACAATCGAGGAAATTGTCTCCAACATTCGCGACCTCACGGCGTCGCTCAAGGTTCTGATCGCCGAGAACCAGGCCAACGTCAACGCAACCACCGCGAATTTCCGGGACTTCTCGGCGACCCTTCGCGACGAGCTCCCGCAGATCACCGAAAAGCTCAACACGCTCGCCGATCAGCTAAATGGCGTGGTCGGCGAAAACCGGGACGACCTCCAGGCGTCGATGGGAAACATCCGAGAGCTCACTGACCGACTTCAGGTGTCGGCCGAAAACCTGAACCAGATCACCGGTAAGATCGCCGCGGGCGAGGGTTCGATCGGCAAGCTGGTCAACGACGAATCGACGGTCGACAACCTCAACCAGACCCTCGATTCGATCGAGGGGGGCATTGACACCCTCAACGAGACGATGGGGCGCTACCGGCGCTACCAGCTCGAGGTCGCGATGCGTGGCGAAGCGATGCCGTCGACGAGCGAGAGTCGGATGGCCTTCGGGTTCGATCTCTGGACCACGGAGAAAAGGTTCTTCCGTATCGAGGGCGTGGACATGCCGTACGGCAAGACCAAGACCGACTCCCAGTTTGTCACCACGACCTACCCCGACGGCACACAGGACCAGTATCTCGAGGAGAGGGTGAGGATGTCGGACAAGCTCGGCATCAACGCCCAGGTCGGCTACCGCATCTTCCCCGACACCATCGTTCGCGCCGGCCTCATCGAGTCGGCCGGCGGGGTTGGCGTCGACCACAGCATCCGACTCGGCAAGCGCCCACTGAGGTTGGTCTTCGAGGCATACGATTTCAACCGCGCGTTCGATGAGGACGTTCACTTGAAATTCGAGGGACGGTATTTCATCAGCCCGAACATTTTCGTTACCGCAGGCTGGGACGACCCGTTGGTTTCGGACAAATCTTCGGTCCTCTTGGGCGGCGGCATCACCTGGAATGACGAGGACATCAAGTACAGCCTCGGTCTCGCCGGCGGCGCCCTGAACTGACTCGCCTGATGGCGGAGACCGTCTTCTTCTGTACCTCCTGCGGGCACGAGTCGGGGAAATGGCTCGGCCAATGTCCGGGCTGCAACGAGTGGAACTCCTTTGCCGAGCAGCCCTCGGCACCACGGAAGAAGAAGGGTGGCGCATCGCCGCCACGTGGCGTCCCGGCGGTGCCAGTGACGGAAGCGGCAGCAGTCCCGTCGGAGCGTCTCGCCACCGGGCTCGACGGGCTCGACCGGGTGCTCGGTGGAGGGCTTGTTCCAGGCTCGCTGGTGCTGCTCGCCGGGGAACCCGGGATCGGCAAGTCGACCTTGCTTTTGCAGGTAGCGGCCGAGCTGGCGCGCAAACACGGCCCAGTGGTCTATGTCACCGGTGAAGAATCTGCCGAGCAGGTCGCCCTCCGAGCACGGCGGATCGACGGTCTCCACCGCGACCTGCTGTTGCTGCCGGAAACGTCGTGCGACGCGGTTCTGGCTCAGCTCGAAGCTCTCGAACCGCGGTTGGTGGTAGTCGATTCGGTGCAAACCGCCGTCCTCGACAACCTCGAGGCCATAGCCGGCTCAGTCAGCCAGGTGCGACAGGTGGCCTCGCGGTTTCAGCATTTCGCCAAGACCCACGGTGTTCCGGTGATATTGGTCGGCCACGTAACCAAGGAGGGTTCGATCGCCGGGCCGAAGCTTCTCGAGCACCTCGTCGATGTCGTGACGTCACTCGAGGGAGAACCGGGCCACGATCTCCGTGCCCTGCGCGCCGGAAAAAACCGTTACGGCACGATCGCCGAGCTCGCACTGTACTCGATGACCGGGAAGGGTCTCGAGCCGGTCCAAAACGCCTCGGCATGGTTGCTCGAGGATCGCCGAAGTGATGCCGCGGGATCGGCGGTGGCAGTTGCGCTCGAGGGCAGCGTGCCGCTGCTCGTCGAGGTCCAGGCACTGGTCTCCCCCTCGGTTCTCGGTACGCCGCGCCGGGTCGCTCACGGTTTCGATTCATCACGCCTCGCCCTCCTGCTGGCGGTGCTCGAGCGTCACGCCGGAGTTGCCTTTGCGGAACGTGATGTTTTCGTCAATCTCGTCGGCGGTCTGTCGCTCCGGGAGCCTGCCCTCGACCTCGCGGTAGCGGCGGCGCTGGCGTCGTCCGCCGCCGATGTCCCCCTCGCTGCGGAGCTCGCAATCTTCGGCGAAATCGGTCTGCTCGGCGAGGTGCGAGCGGTGAGCCGGGCCGCAGAAAGGGTGCGCGAAGCGGCGGCCCTCGGCTTCGGTCGGGTCGCCCTGCCGACTCGCGATGCCAACGGCAAGCTCAACCTGCCGGCGACCGCAATCTCTACCGTCGTCGATCTGCCCCGTTTGCTTGTCGCGAACGAATAGCAACAGAGACCCAAGAATCCGGATTCCAGATTTACCAACCGCCCGATCGAGACGAATCCCAGTGGCTTATTCGCCGGCCGCGGAAAATTCCGAGTACAGCTGCGGGAATGTCGCGTAGAAGGCGATTGCTGGACCCAGCTGGGCGAGCGGGATCTGGTCGTTGACGGTGTGGGAGTGCAGCTCGTCCGCCGGACCGAAGCCGACAGTCGGGATGCCGTAGATCCCGGCGGTGGCGCACCCGTTGGACGAAAACGCCGACCGGTGAATGCGCGGCGAGCGCCCCAAGACCTTTTCGGCGGTTGCCATTGCCGCGCGAACGGCCGAACCTTCAGACGGAGTTTCCCAGGCCGGAAAAACCTTGTCCGTCGGATAGGTGAAGCCTCGCCAAGAGGGCAATCCGTAATGCAACAAACGCACTTCCGCGCCTTCGGCGGTGGCCTCGGTGACCTCGCGAATCTGGGCCAGCGCGTCCTCGGGGTTCTCACCGATCGTCAGCCGCCGATCGATGTGAATCTCACATCCGTCAGGGATCGCCGTCAGGGATGGGGATTGGGAGGTGATGCCTGTCACCGCCAGTGAACCACGGCCGAGCATCGGATGGTCAATCTCCAAATCCCGGTGGAGTCGGACCAGACCCTCGACTATGGGCATCATGGCGTAAATCGCGTTCTCACCTCGCTCGGGTTGCGAACCGTGGGTCGAGACACCGAAGGTCGCGATTTCGACCTCCATGCGACCCCGCTGGCCATAACAAATGCCGAGGTGCGATGGCATTGCTATGACCACCGCCTCGGGTCGAAGCGGAGTCTCATTGAGCATGTACTGCCAGGCCAGGCCCACACAGTCTTCACCGTTGACGGTCGCGGTCACCCATAACGTCACATCACTCGGCAGCCCGACCTGATCCGCGAGGGCGGCCCCATGCACCAGAGTGGCCAGGCCACCCTTCTGATCAGACGCGCCACGACCGAAGAGCGTGCCACCGGTTACGATCCCTCGAAAGGGATCATGGCGCCAGAGAGTCGGATTGGAGATGCCAACCGTGTCGATGTGGGCGTCATAGGCGATCACGCGCGGTCCCGTACCGAGGCGTCCGAGGACGTTACCCATCTCGTCGAGATGGACTTCCCGATAGCCGAGCAACTCCATCTCGCGCATGACCCGCTCGCAAGCGAGGCGTTCTCCCCGACTCGGCGAGGGAACCGTGACCAGGTCGTGGAGAAACTCGAGGCACCGAGGGGCCGCCTCTTCCGCGAGACGAGTCACTTCACTGTCGATTTGACGTTCTCCGCCGGCGATATCAGTCATCAGCCACACCTCTCTCGGACGGCTGAGAATTTTTTCACAAAGTCCGAATTTCGGCAAGGAGAACATCCGCCAGCCGGTCTTGGTCTCAGAGAGACCGGTCGGCGTCGGTCCACGATCGGAAGGCTATTTCCTGACGGATCGGGGACCGAAAATCGCAGTCCCCACACGAACCATGGTTGCCCCTTCGACGACGGCGATTTCGAAGTCGTGGCTCATCCCCATGGAGAGCTCGGGAAGATCATGACCAGTCGATTTTTCGAGCTGGTCGCGAAGCGTGCTCAGCTGCCGAAACCAGGGACGGGAAGCCTCCGGGTCATCCGTCCACGGCGGAATCGCCATCAACCCGCGCACCAATAATGAATCGCACGACAGGGCATGATCGAGGAGGTTGGCAGCATCCTGCGGAAACGCGCCTGCTTTCTGCGGCTCCTCCGCCAGGTTGATTTCGAGCAAAACCTCCAGCCTGCGATCCGGCCAGCGCTCAGCCAGCAGATACTGGAGGCGGTCGGCAATCTCGAATCGATCGATCGTGTGCACGATGTCGAAGACTTCAAGTGCGGCGCGCGCCTTGTTGCGCTGCAGAGGACCGATGAGATGCCAGCGGGCGTCGGGGGCCGCGGCCCTCTTTGCGACCCCCTCCTGAACTCGGTTCTCACCGAAATCGGTTGCTCCGGCCTTGAACGCTTGACCGATGATTTCAGCTGGAAACGTCTTGCCCACCGCTATCAGGGTGATGTCGGACTGACTCCGTCCGCATTCCGCTGCGGCGGCTGCGATACGCCGCTCGACCGCGGCCAGCCGATCCGCTAAATGAGTGGTGGTCATTTTTCGGCTGCTTGGCTGTCGCTCGTGATCGTCTCCTCGATGTAGAGGATGCGGTGGCAGTGTTCGCAGTCAATGATCTCTTCACAACGACGGACCCGTTGCTGAAGGTGGGGGCGCAGCGCGAAGTGACACAACGAGCACGATCCGTCCACCACCCTGGACACCGAGGTGCCTTGCTTGCTTTCCAGCAGACGGAGAAAACGAGACCTGTTTTTCGGCTGGACATCCGCCTCGACCGACTTGGCCTGGCGCGACAGCTGATGCACCCGTTCGAGGAGTTCGTCTTTGCGCTTCTCCCAGGCCGCTACCACTTCGCTGTGGGCGCTTTCCTCTTCGGGTCGTGCTTCGCGCCGTTCTTTGATGTCCGCGTGCAGCTGTTCGATGGCCTCTTCGAGCTCCTTACGACGGGCCCGCGTTTCATTAATCGCCTTGGTAGCGTAGTCGATCTCCGAGATCACCGCCGTGAACTCGCGCTCGTTGGTCACCATGCTTTTCTGCTTCTGGAAGTGTTCGAGCTCCAGCTCCCACTCGGTTTCCTTCTTGCGAATTTCCTTGATTTCTTCTTCGTGCGACTTGAGTTGGCGCTCCATCTCCTCGAGCTCTTCGAGGCGCAATCGGTTGTCTTCCTGCAGACTGCGAATCTCCGCAGGGGGACTATTGCGCTCGGCGATGGCCGCTGCAATTTCGTCGTAAATCTTCTGGAGTCGAACCAGGTTGACGAGATCGTTGTGTGCGTTGCTCACCGTTGCCCCTCATTGCGATATGCAGCTCGGCCCTTCTAGCCCGGTCTTCCCGCCAAGTTCCTACTGCGGGCGGCTGATGACAGCGATCTGTCGTGCTTTTCGAAAACCGTGCTCCTCAACGTAGTGCTACTACGCCTGCGTCGCCCGATTTTCGAAAAACCCAACATCTCACTGCCCTTCGCCGCCCTCGTCACGAAACTCGGTGGGAAGACCGGGTTAGCGGGCTGGCCATGGGCCCACCAGGATTCGAACCTGGGACCGACCGGTTATGAGCCGGCGGCTCTGACCGCTGAGCTATGGGCCCCGGCGTATGGTAGCGCGACCCCGCCCGTACAGCAAGAAACCACACCTGAGGCTCGAGCTTGATTTCAAGCCCCAGGTCCCAAGCCCTGGGTCGGGCGGGTAGGTGAGAGTCAGCTCGAGCCGTCAGAAAACGGTTTCAGCAGATGTGCCCGGGTCGGGTGGCGAAGCTTTCTCAGCGCCTTGTACTCGATCTGGCGGATGCGCTCGCGGGTGACGTTGAACGTCCGGCCGACCTCTTCGAGTGTGTGCTCGGTACCATCGCCAATGCCGAAGCGCAGCTTCAACACCTGCTCTTCGCGCGGCGTCAGGCTCTTGAGTACGTTTTCGGTGTGGTCCTTGAGCGTGCGCATGATGACCGCCTCGATCGGCGATACCGAGTTGGTGTCCTCGATGAAGTCACCCAGGTGAGAGTCCTCTTCCTCGCCGATCGGGGTCTCGAGCGAAATCGGTTCCTGCGAGATCTTGTGGATCTTCCGGATCTTCGAAACCGGCATCTCCATGCGCGCCGCAATCTCCTCGACCGAAGGCTCACGTCCAAGCTCCTGCACCAACATGCGTGTCGTGCGAGTGAGCTTGTTGATGGTTTCGATCATGTGCACTGGAATCCGGATGGTGCGCGCCTGGTCCGCGATGGCGCGGGTGATCGCCTGCCGGATCCACCAAGTGGCGTATGTCGAAAATTTGTAACCGCGGCGATACTCGAACTTGTCCACCGCCTTCATGAGGCCAATGTTGCCCTCCTGGATAAGATCCAGGAACTGCAGCCCGCGGTTGGTGTACTTC is a genomic window of Acidobacteriota bacterium containing:
- a CDS encoding MlaD family protein; amino-acid sequence: MTPAARIGLFMLVGLIILGIFIIKIEDIPVGERGDRLEVKARFPSVAGLDRKAAVRIAGVRVGKVEAVNLDGSEAMIELSLDPHVRLHEGAWAQITSLGMLGDKYIEIFPGDPAASVLQGEIELTGTTSPSFNDVMQVATEIGADVKEVTEALRGSIGGSQGEETIEEIVSNIRDLTASLKVLIAENQANVNATTANFRDFSATLRDELPQITEKLNTLADQLNGVVGENRDDLQASMGNIRELTDRLQVSAENLNQITGKIAAGEGSIGKLVNDESTVDNLNQTLDSIEGGIDTLNETMGRYRRYQLEVAMRGEAMPSTSESRMAFGFDLWTTEKRFFRIEGVDMPYGKTKTDSQFVTTTYPDGTQDQYLEERVRMSDKLGINAQVGYRIFPDTIVRAGLIESAGGVGVDHSIRLGKRPLRLVFEAYDFNRAFDEDVHLKFEGRYFISPNIFVTAGWDDPLVSDKSSVLLGGGITWNDEDIKYSLGLAGGALN
- the radA gene encoding DNA repair protein RadA, whose amino-acid sequence is MAETVFFCTSCGHESGKWLGQCPGCNEWNSFAEQPSAPRKKKGGASPPRGVPAVPVTEAAAVPSERLATGLDGLDRVLGGGLVPGSLVLLAGEPGIGKSTLLLQVAAELARKHGPVVYVTGEESAEQVALRARRIDGLHRDLLLLPETSCDAVLAQLEALEPRLVVVDSVQTAVLDNLEAIAGSVSQVRQVASRFQHFAKTHGVPVILVGHVTKEGSIAGPKLLEHLVDVVTSLEGEPGHDLRALRAGKNRYGTIAELALYSMTGKGLEPVQNASAWLLEDRRSDAAGSAVAVALEGSVPLLVEVQALVSPSVLGTPRRVAHGFDSSRLALLLAVLERHAGVAFAERDVFVNLVGGLSLREPALDLAVAAALASSAADVPLAAELAIFGEIGLLGEVRAVSRAAERVREAAALGFGRVALPTRDANGKLNLPATAISTVVDLPRLLVANE
- a CDS encoding YgeY family selenium metabolism-linked hydrolase, with protein sequence MTDIAGGERQIDSEVTRLAEEAAPRCLEFLHDLVTVPSPSRGERLACERVMREMELLGYREVHLDEMGNVLGRLGTGPRVIAYDAHIDTVGISNPTLWRHDPFRGIVTGGTLFGRGASDQKGGLATLVHGAALADQVGLPSDVTLWVTATVNGEDCVGLAWQYMLNETPLRPEAVVIAMPSHLGICYGQRGRMEVEIATFGVSTHGSQPERGENAIYAMMPIVEGLVRLHRDLEIDHPMLGRGSLAVTGITSQSPSLTAIPDGCEIHIDRRLTIGENPEDALAQIREVTEATAEGAEVRLLHYGLPSWRGFTYPTDKVFPAWETPSEGSAVRAAMATAEKVLGRSPRIHRSAFSSNGCATAGIYGIPTVGFGPADELHSHTVNDQIPLAQLGPAIAFYATFPQLYSEFSAAGE
- a CDS encoding YggS family pyridoxal phosphate-dependent enzyme yields the protein MTTTHLADRLAAVERRIAAAAAECGRSQSDITLIAVGKTFPAEIIGQAFKAGATDFGENRVQEGVAKRAAAPDARWHLIGPLQRNKARAALEVFDIVHTIDRFEIADRLQYLLAERWPDRRLEVLLEINLAEEPQKAGAFPQDAANLLDHALSCDSLLVRGLMAIPPWTDDPEASRPWFRQLSTLRDQLEKSTGHDLPELSMGMSHDFEIAVVEGATMVRVGTAIFGPRSVRK
- a CDS encoding C4-type zinc ribbon domain-containing protein, producing the protein MSNAHNDLVNLVRLQKIYDEIAAAIAERNSPPAEIRSLQEDNRLRLEELEEMERQLKSHEEEIKEIRKKETEWELELEHFQKQKSMVTNEREFTAVISEIDYATKAINETRARRKELEEAIEQLHADIKERREARPEEESAHSEVVAAWEKRKDELLERVHQLSRQAKSVEADVQPKNRSRFLRLLESKQGTSVSRVVDGSCSLCHFALRPHLQQRVRRCEEIIDCEHCHRILYIEETITSDSQAAEK